One part of the Aspergillus luchuensis IFO 4308 DNA, chromosome 5, nearly complete sequence genome encodes these proteins:
- a CDS encoding uncharacterized protein (COG:D;~EggNog:ENOG410PH0E;~InterPro:IPR007587;~PFAM:PF04499;~go_function: GO:0019903 - protein phosphatase binding [Evidence IEA];~go_process: GO:0043666 - regulation of phosphoprotein phosphatase activity [Evidence IEA]), translating into MFWRFGGYASISAIDTLLDKPDVTLEELLDESELIQELKQNNTKLIEFLREDNVLKRLMDYVTAPSLVNEDDEDDDDHETNAQTNRDDDATEEAKGGDPLKDILDPEDLERAEKDRMKRAYVACEILSSEIWSIVESILLNPDNLRDFWGFLRRSSPLDSAQASYFTKVNETLFDKKTSEMLELFKSMEGIVPAILQHVDNPMVMDLLLKIISLEKVGGGHGIVDWLKTQNLIPTLLSFLSPDHPASVQTSAGDFLKAIITISANATQNDQSCIGPNSLTRQLVSVPCVESLIKAMLQGGNPLTVGVGIVIEVIRKNNSDYDPENINGPDSLPTTYDPIYLGNLLRLFAKHIPDFMALIQSSKHTVNDGGKVRSVERGKLNSAWGAKIEPLGFDRFKTCELMAELLHCSNMGLLNEPGSDDYVRQRDAERERLMREGVFNPHREETSAFDGNDSTVDFVNGSVIGYGSPEGSRVLEVANTGEESFEDVSASGVLVDKEKDAEVKDTSSPESKPESAAPSQHAPTETVENASNGASEDGSHDENPASQVRAHTPTSDPVSATASGIAEVSLGGGQTTKEGQPAAEAASNGMEGQTTASSQAQQESAPLVDQTHNQQSSLTPDAAGQVGDASSSVPPASESAPNDGDVPRQLHPDVQIDSNGQPVVGDYLKIMFVENKVVPTILDFFFRFPWNNFLHNVVYDVVQQVFNGPMDRGYNRLLAIDVFETGRITQSIVEGQKRSDEAQRTKQIRLGYMGHLTLIAEEVVKFSERHPPELLSPTVMENVLNPEWIDYVEQTLSETRERDNAILGGVRPDMSIGHRQGMLNSGQSANTSSALADAGLNGSVGGSGFQGFDMMNQGSVSGGAFGLNSGNSLLSGFASSSDDDEDEEMEDQDDRNMAEPSAEGGSDNASTNSTSQPIPILPPPPAPLSQGPSRARRQLAARLAAHKQQAAENSEGGEESSHNQQSEHDMQWPTNPFVIAGLDEDADGSNSPASAAFPSTDFPPANKDEPFSSPTFPDSGFSPPDSFSTNSSDEDGEGRPEGMRRKERVPLEVDEEEDDMGEMVGPSLGSGMMDSDEEDEAIMNESLGYPDIASGRYRNFGRSRMGASPFGDDEDDSSDGEDDDGLVEILVPGRKASTSSTTSSH; encoded by the exons ATGTTTTGGCGTTTCGGAGGATATGCGAGTATCTCCGCCATCGATACCCTGCTAGACAAGCCCGATGTCACCCTTGAAGAGCTGTTGGATGAGTCTGAGCTCATCCAAGAGCTCAAACAAAATAATACGAAGCTCATAGAATTCTTACGAGAAGATAATGTTCTTAAACGACTCATGGATTATGTCACTGCGCCTAGTCTGGTGaatgaagacgacgaagatgatgacgatcACGAGACCAATGCGCAGACGAacagagatgatgatgcaacGGAAGAGGCCAAGGGGGGAGACCCCCTTAAGGATATTCTGGACCCCGAAGACCTGGAGCGGGCGGAGAAGGATCGCATGAAGCGAGCCTACGTCGCATGCGAAATTCTGTCGTCGGAGATATGGTCGATCGTGGAGTCCATTCTGCTCAATCCCGACAACTTACGAGATTTCTGGGGGTTTTTGCGGCGCTCGTCCCCTCTGGACTCTGCTCAGGCGAGTTACTTTACGAAAGTGAACGAAACGCTATTCGACAAGAAAACCAGTGAAATGCTGGAGCTATTCAAGTCAATGGAGGGAATTGTACCGGCAATTCTGCAGCACGTGGACAATCCCATGGTTATGGACCTTTTACTCAAAATAATCAGCTTGGAGAAGGTAGGAGGGGGCCATGGCATTGTCGAT TGGTTGAAAACCCAGAACCTCATACCCACGCTCCTCTCATTTCTCTCCCCGGATCACCCTGCCTCGGTGCAGACCTCGGCTGGGGATTTCCTCAAAGCTATCATCACCATATCCGCGAACGCAACACAGAATGACCAATCCTGCATTGGCCCTAACAGCCTCACCCGTCAGTTGGTCTCCGTGCCGTGTGTGGAAAGTCTCATCAAGGCCATGCTGCAAGGTGGAAACCCTCTGACAGTCGGTGTTGGTATCGTCATTGAAGTGATCCGGAAGAACAACTCCGACTACGATCCTGAGAATATCAATGGTCCGGACTCACTCCCCACCACATACGATCCGATCTACCTCGGGAATCTGCTTCGGCTTTTTGCCAAACACATACCGGATTTCATGGCGCTGATCCAGAGCTCGAAACACACTGTGAACGACGGGGGCAAGGTGAGAAGTGTAGAAAGGGGGAAGCTCAACTCAGCTTGGGGTGCCAAGATCGAGCCCCTGGGCTTTGACAGATTTAAGACGTGCGAATTGATGGCCGAACTGCTACATTGCAGTAACATGGGTCTTCTGAACGAGCCGGGGAGTGACGATTACGTACGGCAGCGTGATGCTGAGCGCGAGAGGCTCATGCGCGAAGGTGTCTTCAACCCGCACCGCGAAGAGACATCGGCATTCGATGGGAACGACTCTACGGTGGATTTTGTCAATGGATCCGTCATTGGCTACGGTTCCCCTGAGGGCTCTAGAGTGCTTGAGGTCGCCAATACGGGCGAGGAGAGCTTCGAGGACGTTAGCGCATCCGGTGTTCTGGtcgacaaggagaaggacgcTGAAGTGAAGGACACCAGCAGCCCCGAGTCCAAGCCGGAGTCCGCAGCTCCCTCGCAGCATGCCCCGACAGAAACAGTCGAAAATGCTTCAAATGGCGCATCGGAGGACGGCTCACACGATGAAAACCCTGCGAGTCAGGTTCGGGCACATACGCCTACTTCCGATCCTGTGTCAGCTACTGCGTCAGGTATAGCGGAAGTTAGCCTGGGCGGTGGACAGACCACCAAGGAAGGCCAGCCAGCTGCAGAAGCGGCTTCCAACGGTATGGAAGGACAGACCACGGCGTCTTCCCAAGCCCAACAAGAATCGGCTCCTCTCGTAGACCAAACACATAATCAACAGAGCTCCTTGACGcctgatgctgctggccagGTCGGCGATGCTTCAAGCTCAGTTCCACCCGCTTCCGAATCGGCGCCAAACGACGGTGATGTGCCGCGACAGCTGCACCCAGATGTTCAGATTGATTCCAACGGGCAACCTGTTGTTGGTGACTATCTCAAGATTATGTTCGTAGAAAACAAGGTGGTACCGACTATTTTG GACTTCTTTTTCCGATTCCCCTGGAATAACTTCCTTCACAACGTTGTCTATGATGTTGTCCAACAAGTGTTCAACGGTCCCATGGACCGCGGCTACAATCGTCTGCTGGCCATTGACGTTTTTGAGACTGGCCGAATCACCCAGAGCATTGTCGAAGGCCAAAAGCGCAGTGATGAGGCGCAGCGAACCAAACAGATCCGACTAGGGTACATGGGCCACTTGACCTTGATTGCTGAAGAGGTTGTGAAATTCAGTGAACGGCACCCGCCCGAGTTGCTCTCTCCCACGGTTATGGAGAATGTGCTGAACCCGGAGTGGATAGACTATGTGGAGCAAACGCTTTCTGAGACCAGGGAGCGCGACAACGCCATTCTTGGAGGGGTGCGCCCTGACATGTCGATTGGACATCGCCAAGGCATGCTCAATTCCGGCCAGAGCGCGAACACATCATCGGCGCTTGCTGACGCTGGCCTGAACGGCTCGGTGGGAGGCTCCGGGTTCCAGGGCTTTGACATGATGAACCAAGGAAGTGTCTCCGGCGGAGCTTTCGGGCTAAACAGCGGTAATTCTCTGCTAAGCGGGTTCGCTAGCTccagcgatgacgatgaagatgaagaaatggaagatcAAGATGATCGGAATATGGCCGAGCCTTCTGCTGAAGGCGGCTCTGACAAT GCCTCTACCAACTCTACCAGTCAACCAATCCCGATccttcccccaccaccagcaccgttGAGCCAAGGTCCGTCTCGCGCACGGCGGCAGCTAGCAGCCCGACTTGCTGCCCATAAACAACAGGCTGCCGAGAACtccgagggtggtgaagagtcAAGTCACAACCAGCAAAGCGAACATGACATGCAATGGCCCACGAATCCATTTGTGATTGCCGgcttggatgaggatgccgaCGGCTCCAATTCGCCGGCCAGTGCAGCCTTCCCGTCCACTGATTTCCCACCTGCCAACAAGGATGAGCCCTTCTCATCGCCTACATTCCCTGACTCCGGTTTCAGCCCTCCCGACTCATTCTCGACTAACTcctccgacgaggatggagaaggtagACCGGAGGGCATGAGACGCAAGGAGCGGGTTCCTTTGGaggttgacgaggaggaagacgacatGGGGGAAATGGTCGGGCCTTCGCTTGGGTCGGGCATGATGGACTcggacgaagaggatgaggccATTATGAACGAATCTTTGGGGTATCCGGACATCGCCTCGGGGCGTTACAGAAACTTCGGTAGATCCCGGATGGGTGCCTCACCGTTcggcgacgatgaagacgacagtagtgatggggaggatgatgacggatTGGTCGAGATTCTCGTCCCCGGGCGAAAGGCTtccacatcatccaccacatcatcccATTAG
- a CDS encoding putative SNF7 family protein (Cta1) (BUSCO:EOG09264OXC;~COG:U;~EggNog:ENOG410PKYZ;~InterPro:IPR005024;~PFAM:PF03357;~go_process: GO:0007034 - vacuolar transport [Evidence IEA]), which translates to MLLYYNTWSNHLPLTITNISLYTPDRYLQGGEARPRPLRTDQTISIYLPPSSVLVQDPQACHKKLIPQSSHIQPAKMNRLFGTKNTAPKPTLDGAITNVETRISSIDVKLAALNSELSTYQTKISKMRDGPGKTALRQKALKVLQRRKQYEAQRDQLSQQSWNMEQAGMMQDNLKNVMTTVDAMKTTTKTLKKQYGQIDIDKIERLQDEMADLMDVGNEIQESISRAYDVPEDVDEAELDAELEALGEETMMESSMADSAMPSFLQDEVAPPQFIDEPPEQTKVKEPASGLG; encoded by the exons ATGCTTTTGTATTATAATACCTGGTCGAATCATCTCCCGCTCACTATCACCAATATTTCT CTCTATACCCCCGACCGGTATCTCCAAGGCGGCGAGGCGAGACCGCGGCCGCTAAGGACCGACCAGACcatatccatctatctacccCCCAGTTCGGTGCTTGTTCAAGACCCTCAAGCTTGCCACAAGAAGCTCATTCCGCAATCCTCTCACATCCAACCAGCCAAAATGAACCGGCTATTCGGTACGAAGAACACGGCACCCAAGCCAACCCTAGATGGGGCCATAACCAAT GTGGAAACCCGCATCTCCAGCATTGACGTCAAGCTTGCGGCACTCAACTCGGAACTATCAACCTATCAAACGAAGATCTCGAAGATGCGCGACGGGCCGGGAAAAACCGCGTTACGGCAGAAGGCCCTCAAGGTACTGCAGCGACGGAAACAGTACGAAGCGCAGCGGGATCAGCTGTCGCAGCAGTCGTGGAATATGGAGCAAGCGGGCATGATGCAGGATAATCTGAAGAATGTGATGACGACGGTGGATGCGATGAAGACGACTACCAAGACGCTCAAGAAGCAGTATGGTCAGATTGATATTGATAAGATTGAGCGGTTGCAGGATGAGATGGCGGATTTGATGGACGTGGGGAATGAGATTCAGGAAAGTATCTCGAGGGCGTATGATGTTCctgaggatgtggatgaggcgGAACTTGATGCTGAATTGGAGGCCCTGGGTGAGGAGACTATGATGGAGAGCTCCATGGCGGATAGTGCCATGCCGAGTTTCTTGCAGGATGAGGTGGCGCCGCCGCAGTTTATTGATGAGCCGCCGGAGCAGACGAAGGTTAAGGAGCCTGCTAGTGGGTTGGGTTAG
- a CDS encoding NRAMP family metal ion transporter (COG:P;~EggNog:ENOG410PIE8;~InterPro:IPR001046;~PFAM:PF01566;~TransMembrane:11 (i121-141o153-174i195-217o229-249i261-283o306-325i377-402o422-447i468-486o498-517i546-572o);~go_component: GO:0016020 - membrane [Evidence IEA];~go_function: GO:0046873 - metal ion transmembrane transporter activity [Evidence IEA];~go_process: GO:0030001 - metal ion transport [Evidence IEA]) yields MNCPSRTDDTLEHPGWNQNPPALNADITTRSDFNGIANSKVHRRHAGGMGGAAGEGIAAMDHRPNSLDGNEPEMEKKTPGEVIAAAPGDQSPRTSSESPRRSFNTSTFSFFLRLAQSIKKFGRFVGPGFLIAVAYIDPGNYSTDVAAGAEFRYALLFIVLVSNLFAIFLQSLCIKLGTVTGLNLAENCREHLPKWLNYILYAFAEAAIVATDIAEVVGSAISLNLLLKIPLVAGCAITLADVLFILIFYRPNGAMWGLRLFEFFVMLLVLGVVICFCIQLALIKEQSVGAVFRGYLPSSAIVQSNGLYQSCGILGATVMPHSMFLGSGVVQSRLKEFDVTQGYVDPSVCLGSTNGEVEYRPSIQAIRGCLKYSVIELTLSLFTFALFVNSAILIVAGASLYGTSGADEADLFGIYDLLSSSIAPAAGLIFALALLLSGISAGIVCTMAGQMVSEGMLNWSIRPWLRRLVTRSISIIPSIIIAAAVGKEGLNKTLNASQVVLSVILPFVTAPLVYFTCRNRYMTVPTDRNFAGENASADGVKMRNNWFVTAIAVIVWVIIAVMNVALLVLIGLGKA; encoded by the exons ATGAATTGTCCTTCGCGCACCGATGACACCCTCGAGCACCCGGGATGGAACCAGAATCCGCCGGCGCTGAATGCCGACATTACCACTCGAAGCGATTTCAACGGCATTGCGAACTCGAAGGTGCATCGGAGACACGCAGGCGGTATGGGGGGAGCTGCAGGTGAAGGAATTGCGGCGATGGATCATAGACCAAATAGTCTAGATGGAAACGAGcccgagatggagaagaagacaccCGGCGAAGTGATTGCTGCCGCTCCTGGGGACCAATCACCCAGGACGAGCAGCGAATCACCTCGCCGTTCTTTCAATACAtcaactttttctttctttctccgccTCGCTCAAAGTATCAAGAAGTTTGGTCGCTTCGTGGGCCCTGGATTCCTGATCGCGGTAGCTTACATTGATCCGGGAAACTACTCCACCGATGTCGCTGCAGGCGCAGAGTTTCGCTATGCTTTGCTCTTCATCGTCCTAGTGTCCAACCTTTTTGCTATCTTTCTACAGTCGCTGTGTATTAAGCTCGGCACTGTGACCGGGCTCAACCTGGCGGAAAACTGCAGGGAGCACCTACCCAAGTGGTTGAACTACATCCTGTATGCTTTTGCGGAGGCCGCCATCGTGGCAACTGATATCGCAGAA GTTGTCGGATCTGCCATCTCGCTCAACCTTCTCCTGAAAATCCCTCTGGTGGCGGGATGCGCAATCACACTAGCCGatgttctcttcatcttgatATTCTATAGACCGAATGGCGCCATGTGGGGATTGCGTCTATTCGAATTCTTTGTCATGCTATTGGTCCTGGGAGTGGTGATTTGTTTTTGCATTCAACTCGCTCTCATTAAAGAACAGTCGGTCGGAGCTGTTTTCCGGGGCTACTTGCCTTCGTCTGCCATCGTGCAGTCCAATGG TCTGTATCAAAGCTGTGGTATCCTCGGTGCTACGGTGATGCCTCACTCCATGTTTCTTGGCAGCGGAGTTGTCCAATCGCGACTGAAGGAATTCGATGTTACCCAAGGCTACGTCGATCCCTCCGTCTGCCTTGGAAGCACCAACGGAGAAGTGGAATACAGGCCGTCCATCCAAGCCATTCGGGGATGTCTGAAGTACTCCGTCATTGAGCTTACGTTGTCCCTCTTTACATTTGCCCTGTTCGTCAACAGCGCCATTCTCATCGTTGCTGGTGCTTCCTTGTACGGCACTTCGGGAGCTGATGAAGCAGACCTCTTTGGCATTTACGATCTTCTCTCTAGCTCCATTGCCCCGGCTGCAGGTCTGATCTTCGCATTGGCCCTGCTCCTCTCAGGTATCTCCGCCGGAATCGTCTGTACCATGGCTGGACAAATGGTCAGCGAGGGAATGCTGAACTGGAGTATCAGACCTTGGCTCCGGCGACTGGTCACGCGGTCTATCAGTATCATCCCTAGCATAATCATTGCAGCTGCTGTCGGCAAGGAGGGATTGAACAAGACTCTGAACGCCAGCCAAGTGGTTTTGAGTGTCATCCTGCCGTTTGTCACTGCTCCTCTGGTTTACTTTACGTGCCGCAACCGTTACATGACCGTCCCTACGGATAGAAACTTCGCCGGTGAGAATGCCTCGGCCGACGGAGTCAAGATGAGAAACAACTGGTTTGTTACTGCCATTGCTGTCATTGTTTGGGTAATCATTGCGGTCATGAACGTGGCTCTGCTCGTCCTGATTGGACTCGGCAAGGCCTAG
- a CDS encoding uncharacterized protein (COG:S;~EggNog:ENOG410PJ46;~InterPro:IPR016024,IPR010473;~PFAM:PF06371;~go_function: GO:0003779 - actin binding [Evidence IEA];~go_function: GO:0017048 - Rho GTPase binding [Evidence IEA];~go_process: GO:0030036 - actin cytoskeleton organization [Evidence IEA]), whose translation MAPSIQPPSIFDDSSRGPTKPSVLRAIWSSKAHKRTSSADDVLAPRVVETGQPSGSPYAPPVDGPYHPAEQPLAEIAPNRDSADVSSTQRSPGKQGKHTLHKKTKSAVSLKSLKSYMERKDKSDETPDDEAANLKPKKAKSANSLTAILKRSQRGRKGENSKSARDKENRSPSDPVDSMPSPMWGHYPTPPYYNQPEVSSSQHKRRTLQEEVSLYTPREYGPTLQRNFYDYDGPSLRARGDPKPRPKSDYLAGNRKVKELMDPIDGMTANQLASGNQPEPASPKKHGRPRALSRPEYHPPVECKPEASPKRLSRVQAAISAFNAKEQEAELQKRLTGKELESEFEKLLDARNIPHNMRDKMRSLDTNIKADFIMKDRAENATPHSAGASGTDSTGRRGRKKEPKEDRHGQDSKGSRSRSRSRGFSFSKGSSSPKKRPDSGSFYRRPKSADYSQPTGFSRLGTPSASTTSLSATACDTAADPSDFVHYLREIQKPEMVEVGKMHKLRILLRNETVSWVDTFIADGGMDEVVQLLYRIMKVEWREEHEDTLLHETLLCLKALCTTSIALQHLTNIEGELFPALLRMLFDEEKKGPSEYTTRGIIINLLFTQLSAVSSDEMAASRASRILSYLRDPSPPEESQPLSFIANIYQSRPYRVWCKEVTNVTKEVFWIFLHHLNVIPILKDDKSCMSYRKRHFPAPRPPVPAAPYVGGVEWDATNYLAAHLDLMNGLVASLPTSEERNQLRDEFRASGFEKVMGGSLRTCKEKFYSSVHDCLKTWVAAAVDDGWPYTSVREGPPRPEPGSPSKSPIKAAAGSPRKGVLDEQPPKLELALDVPASRGGAQGNSGLGNWL comes from the exons ATGGCTCCCAGCATACAACCCCCGAGCATCTTTGACGATTCCTCCCGTGGACCTACCAAACCATCCGTCCTGCGAGCTATCTGGTCATCCAAGGCCCACAAACGGACTTCATCTGCAGATGATGTCCTCGCACCGAGGGTCGTTGAAACAGGCCAGCCTAGTGGCAGCCCATATGCGCCCCCAGTCGATGGACCTTACCACCCTGCGGAACAGCCACTGGCAGAAATAGCCCCGAACCGGGATTCAGCAGACGTTAGTTCAACCCAGAGATCACCTGGAAAGCAAGGGAAACACACTCTACacaaaaagacaaaaagcGCCGTCTCACTGAAATCTCTCAAGAGCTATATGGAACGCAAGGACAAGTCGGATGAGACGCCAGATGACGAAGCAGCGAATTTGAAGCCGAAGAAAGCAAAGTCGGCCAACAGTCTCACGGCTATCCTAAAACGATCTCAACgcggaagaaaaggagaaaacTCGAAAAGCGCCCGGGACAAAGAAAACCGCAGCCCATCGGACCCTGTCGATAGCATGCCCTCTCCAATGTGGGGCCACTACCCAACACCGCCGTACTACAACCAGCCTGAGGTTTCCAGTTCCCAGCACAAGCGTAGGACTTTACAGGAAGAGGTTTCCCTCTACACCCCTAGGGAGTATGGTCCCACTCTTCAGCGAAACTTCTATGACTACGATGGACCCTCTCTCAGAGCACGCGGGGATCCCAAGCCACGCCCAAAATCGGACTACCTCGCGGGCAATCGCAAGGTGAAAGAACTAATGGATCCTATAGATGGCATGACGGCGAACCAGCTGGCTTCAGGTAACCAACCAGAACCCGCCTCGCCCAAGAAACATGGGAGGCCCAGAGCACTCTCACGCCCGGAATACCATCCCCCAGTGGAATGCAAACCGGAGGCAAGCCCGAAACGACTCTCTCGCGTCCAGGCGGCAATCTCAGCATTCAATGCAAAAGAGCAGGAGGCTGAACTGCAGAAACGCTTGACCGGCAAGGAGCTTGAGAGCGAGTTTGAAAAGCTACTG GATGCTAGAAATATCCCTCATAATATGCGAGACAAGATGAGGTCTTTGGATACCAACATAAAGGCAGATTTCATCATGAAGGATCGAGCTGAAAATGCTACGCCGCATAGCGCTGGTGCTAGTGGTACAGATAGTACCGGTCGTCGCGGGCGCAAGAAGGAGCCAAAGGAGGACCGCCATGGCCAAGACAGCAAAGGATCTCGCTCGCGATCCCGCAGTCGCGGCTTCTCATTCTCCAAAGGCAGCTCTTCGCCCAAGAAGCGCCCGGATAGCGGAAGTTTCTATAGGCGTCCAAAGTCGGCCGACTATTCGCAGCCCACAGGATTCTCCAGGCTCGGTACCCCGTCAGCTTCCACTACCTCACTTTCTGCCACAGCTTGTGATACTGCAGCTGATCCGTCGGACTTTGTGCATTATCTGAGAGAAATTCAGAAGCCAGAAATGGTTGAGGTTGGGAAGATGCACAAGCttcgcatcctcctccggaATGAAACTGTCAGCTGGGTTGATACGTTCATTGCGGAcggtgggatggatgaggtggtgcaACTGCTCTACCGGATCATGAAGGTTGAATGGAG GGAAGAGCATGAAGATACCTTGCTTCACGAAACCTTGTTATGCTTGAAAGCTCTTTGCACGACGTCCATCGCTCTGCAACATCTCACCAACATCGAGGGCGAACTGTTCCCCGCATTGCTGCGAATGCTGTTtgacgaagagaagaagggcccAAGCGAGTACACAACCCGtgggatcatcatcaatctccTGTTTACTCAGCTCTCTGCTGTATCGTCCGACGAGATGGCAGCCAGTCGGGCTTCACGCATCTTATCCTACCTGCGCGACCCGTCTCCCCCGGAGGAGAGTCAGCCTCTGAGCTTTATCGCGAACATATATCAGTCACGCCCCTACCGAGTCTGGTGCAAGGAGGTTACCAATGTGACTAAGGAAGTTTTCTGGATCTTCCTGCATCATCTCAACGTGATCCCGATTTTGAAAGACGACAAGTCGTGCATGAGCTACCGGAAGCGTCATTTCCCTGCCCCTAGGCCTCCAGTTCCCGCCGCTCCTTATGTTGGTGGCGTGGAATGGGATGCGACCAACTACCTGGCTGCGCACCTGGACCTCATGAATGGCCTGGTGGCGTCGTTGCCAACGAGTGAAGAACGTAACCAGCTCCGAGATGAGTTCCGAGCTTCGGGATTCGAGAAGGTCATGGGCGGCAGTTTACGAACATGCAAGGAGAAGTTTTATTCCTCCGTGCACGATTGCCTGAAGACATGGGTTGCTGCAGCTGTAGATGACGGGTGGCCATACACTTCTGTCCGCGAGGGCCCTCCTCGGCCGGAGCCTGGATCGCCGAGCAAGTCCCCTATcaaggcagcagctggaAGCCCCAGAAAGGGTGTCTTGGACGAACAGCCTCCCAAGCTGGAACTTGCGCTGGATGTCCCTGCTAGCCGTGGCGGGGCCCAAGGCAACAGTGGCCTTGGGAATTGGCTTTAG
- a CDS encoding uncharacterized protein (COG:S;~EggNog:ENOG410PTYK;~TransMembrane:1 (i126-143o)), whose protein sequence is MTSPILFPRRLAALTLSKPLFPKPQAAAAAATRTLPYLHHTQIQQTRPLSQTPHTLSSPFRLSTNNNPNTYDPEEGEYYSPYKPKRQWPPDMSKLSPKHQFRLERKYRRRAALKYARPKWVKATKITQWVVIGFVLVYALLFMEWDERGSPFDEIRRTFFAGVKGAFSTPPPPRPVKRSEDESGTQ, encoded by the exons ATGACTTCCCCTATCCTCTTCCCGCGGCGCCTCGCCGCACTCACACTATCAAAGCCCCTATTCCCGAAAccacaagcagcagcagcagcagctacccGCACCCTCCCATACCTTCACCACACCCAAATACAACAG ACCCGCCCCCTATCCCAAACCCCCCataccctctcctccccctttcGCCTCagtaccaacaacaacccgaACACATACGACCCCGAAGAAGGCGAATACTACAGTCCCTACAAACCGAAACGTCAATGGCCACCGGACATGTCGAAGCTCTCTCCGAAGCACCAGTTCCGGCTAGAACGGAAGTATCGTCGTCGGGCGGCGCTGAAATATGCCCGGCCGAAGTGGGTTAAGGCGACGAAGATTACGCAGTGGGTGGTTATTGGGT TTGTTCTGGTGTATGCGTTGCTGTTTATGGAGTGGGATGAGCGTGGGAGTCCGTTTGATGAG ATTCGACGGACCTTCTTTGCGGGTGTCAAGGGTGCTTTTtcgacgccgccgccgcctcgtCCTGTGAAGAGGTCGGAGGATGAGTCGGGTACGCAATAA